The genomic region ctggcccaggcctggccGCAGTGCCCGGCGCCTGCCAGTAGCGCCCTGCCAGCCTCACTGGGGGCCCCCGGGCTGGGGGTCGCCCCCAAGATGGTGGCGGCCCCAGGAAGGACTGTGCTGCCAGCCCCAGCCTCTGGCTGCTAGGCCCTCCGCACCCCGGCCCCTCACGCCCAGCCCGGCCCGCGAGGGGGCTGCGGTGGCCAGCGCCATGCTGCGCCTGGGGCTGTGCGCGGCCGCGCTGCTGTGTGTGTGCCGGCCGGGCGCCGTGCGCGCCGACTGCTGGCTCATCGAGGGCGACAAGGGGTACGTGTGGCTGGCCATCTGCAGCCAGAACCAGCCGCCCTACGAGACCATCCCGCAGCATATCAACAGCACCGTGCACGACCTGCGCCTCAACGAGAACAAGCTCAAGGCCGTGCTCTACTCCTCGCTCAACCGCTTCGGGAACCTCACCGACCTCAACCTCACCAAGAACGAGATCTCCTACATCGAGGACGGCGCCTTCCTGGGCCAGTCGAGCCTGCAGGTGCTGCAGCTGGGCTACAACAAGCTCAGCAACCTGACGGAGGGCATGCTGCGCGGCATGGGGCGCCTGCAGTTCCTCTTCGTGCAGCACAACCTCATCGAGCTGGTGACGCCCGCCGCCTTCTCCGAGTGCCCCAGCCTCATCAGCATCGACCTGTCCTCCAACCGCCTCAGCCGCCTCGACGGCGCCACCTTCGCCAGCCTGGCCAGCCTCATGGTGTGCGAGCTGGCGGGCAACCCCTTCAACTGCGAGTGCGACCTCTTCGGTTTCCTCGCCTGGCTCGTCGTCTTCAACAACGTCACCAAGAACTATGACCGCCTGCAGTGCGAGTCGCCGCGGGAGTTCGCCGGCTACCCGCTGCTCGTGCCGAGGCCCTACCACAGCCTCAACGCCATCACCGTGCTCCAGGCCAAGTGTCGCAACGGCTCGCTGCCCGCGCGGCCCGCCAGCCACCCCACGCCCTACTCCACCGACGCCCAGAGGGAGCCCGACGAGAACTCGGGCTTCAACCCCGACGAGATCCTGTCGGTGGAGCCGCCGGCCTCGTCCACCACGGATGCCTCGGCAGGGCCCGCCATCAAGCTGCACCACGTCACCTTCACCTCGGCCACCCTGGTGGTCATCATCCCGCACCCCTACAGTAAGATGTACGTCCTGGTCCAGTACAACAACAGCTACTTCTCCGACGTCATGACGCTCAAGAACAAGAAGGAGATCGTCACGCTCGACAAGCTGCGGGCGCACACCGAGTACACCTTCTGTGTCACCTCCCTGCGCAACAGCCGCCGCTTCAACCACACCTGCCTGACCTTCACCACGCGGGACCCGGTCCCCGGCGATCTGGCGCCCAGCACGTCCACCACCACCCACTACATCATGACCATCCTGGGCTGCCTCTTCGGCATGGTCATCGTGCTGGGAGCCGTCTACTACTGCCTGCGCAAGCGGCGCAtgcaggaggagaagcagaagtCCGTCAAGGTCAAGAAGACCATCCTGGAGATGCGCTACGGGGCCGACGTGGATGCCGGCTCCGTCGTCCACGCCGCCCAGAAGCTGGGCGAGCCCCCCGTGCTGCCCGTGTCCCGAATGTCCTCCATCCCCTCCATGATCGGGGAGAAGCTGCCCACCTCCAAGGGGCTGGAGGCCGGGCTGGACACGCCCAAGGTGGCCACCAAGGGCAACTATATCGAGGTGCGCACGGGCGCGGGAGGGGATGGCCTGGCCCGGCCTGAGGACGACCTCCCGGACCTGGAGAACGGCCAGGGCTCAGCCGCTGAGATCTCCACCATCGCCAAGGAGGTGGACAAGGTCAACCAGATCATTAACAATTGCATTGATGCTCTCAAGCTGGACTCGGCCTCCTTCCTTGGGGGTGGCAGCGGTGGCGGGGACCCTGAGCTGGCCTTCGAGTGCCAGTCCCTCCCCGCGGCCGCCGCGGCCTCCTCGGCTGCCGCCCCTGGGGCGCTGGAGCGGCCCAGCTTCCTCTCACCCCCTTACAAGGAGAGCTCCCACCACCCGCTCCAGCGCCAGCTCAGTGCCGATGCCGCCGTGGCCCGCAAGACCTGCAGCGTCTCGTCCAGCGGCTCCATCAAGAGCGCCAAGGTCTTCAGCCTGGACGTGCCTGACCACCCGGCCACCGCGGGGCTGGCCAAGGGCGACTCCAAATACATCGAGAAGGGCAGCCCTCTCAACAGCCCGCTGGACCGGCTCCCGCTGGTGCCCGCGGGCGGCAgcgggggcggcgggggtggTGTGCATCACTTGGAGGTGAAGCCGGCCTACCATTGCAGCGAGCACCGGCACAGCTTCCCGGCCCTGTACTACGAGGAGGGCGCCGACAGCCTGAGCCAGCGTGTGTCCTTCCTCAAGCCGCTGACCCGCTCCAAGCGGGACTCCACCTACTCGCAGCTCTCGCCCAGACACTACTACTCGGGGTACTCCTCCAGCCCGGAGTACTCCTCTGAGAGCACGCACAAGATCTGGGAGCGCTTCCGGCCCTACAAGAAGCACGCCCGGGAGGAGGTGTACATGGCCGCGGGCCACGCCCTGCGCAAGAAGGTCCAGTTCGCCAAGGACGAGGATCTGCACGACATCCTCGATTACTGGAAGGGGGTCTCGGCCCAGCAGAAGCTGTGACCCTCTCCTCCCCGGTGAGGTTGGAGGGGGAGGGCCGGGGGAGGGCACATGGGGAAGGGCCCAGGGGGCCGGGCGGGCGCGCTGGGGGCCGAGGCCGAGGAGTGGACGCACACGCACACCCGCACACACGCACCCACGCACACACCTGACCACCACCTGACTGTGAACAGCTACCACCCGACAATAACGGACAGGAAAACAGAGACACGTTCTCCTTAAAGTTTACACACTGATACCGAAACCAGTTGTCTTTACTGTGCTGCCCAGGGACTCTGCTGGGGGGCGGGGCTCGggcgggggcagggaggaagccaACGGAGGGTGTGGGGTCTGGGGCTCTGGGACGAGGGGCAGGTTTGGGGGCAAAGGAGCCTAGGGCAAGAGATGGACTGAAGCCCCCTGGGGGCAAGGAGAGGGTCCCCCCAGCTTGGGGACAGGTCACTGGGAGATGAAGCACCAGGTGGACACTGGCATCCTTTCCTTCCCTTATgaatggggaaactaaggcccagagacaGGAAGTGACGACCCCAGGGTCATGGGGCAGGTTACGATCAGTCTCCCAACTTCCCAGCCCAGTGCCATCCCCCGTGCAGTGGCTCCCCAGGGGCCCTCCACCCTCGGTCCACCTACCGCGGGCTTCCAGAGCCGTGGTCTCCTGGGGCTGAGGCACTTGATGCAGGTGGGTGCTTTTCCCTTCCAGAAAGCCCCATGGCCACGCCCCCAAGCGGGGAGCTGTGATTTGTCGTGTGGGGCCTTTGCCCCCGTG from Equus asinus isolate D_3611 breed Donkey chromosome 4, EquAss-T2T_v2, whole genome shotgun sequence harbors:
- the ELFN2 gene encoding protein phosphatase 1 regulatory subunit 29; its protein translation is MLRLGLCAAALLCVCRPGAVRADCWLIEGDKGYVWLAICSQNQPPYETIPQHINSTVHDLRLNENKLKAVLYSSLNRFGNLTDLNLTKNEISYIEDGAFLGQSSLQVLQLGYNKLSNLTEGMLRGMGRLQFLFVQHNLIELVTPAAFSECPSLISIDLSSNRLSRLDGATFASLASLMVCELAGNPFNCECDLFGFLAWLVVFNNVTKNYDRLQCESPREFAGYPLLVPRPYHSLNAITVLQAKCRNGSLPARPASHPTPYSTDAQREPDENSGFNPDEILSVEPPASSTTDASAGPAIKLHHVTFTSATLVVIIPHPYSKMYVLVQYNNSYFSDVMTLKNKKEIVTLDKLRAHTEYTFCVTSLRNSRRFNHTCLTFTTRDPVPGDLAPSTSTTTHYIMTILGCLFGMVIVLGAVYYCLRKRRMQEEKQKSVKVKKTILEMRYGADVDAGSVVHAAQKLGEPPVLPVSRMSSIPSMIGEKLPTSKGLEAGLDTPKVATKGNYIEVRTGAGGDGLARPEDDLPDLENGQGSAAEISTIAKEVDKVNQIINNCIDALKLDSASFLGGGSGGGDPELAFECQSLPAAAAASSAAAPGALERPSFLSPPYKESSHHPLQRQLSADAAVARKTCSVSSSGSIKSAKVFSLDVPDHPATAGLAKGDSKYIEKGSPLNSPLDRLPLVPAGGSGGGGGGVHHLEVKPAYHCSEHRHSFPALYYEEGADSLSQRVSFLKPLTRSKRDSTYSQLSPRHYYSGYSSSPEYSSESTHKIWERFRPYKKHAREEVYMAAGHALRKKVQFAKDEDLHDILDYWKGVSAQQKL